The sequence ATCAGTGGGACTTGGAGAAAATCAGAAGCGTCCTTCCTCAGTATGAGGACTCTATTTTGAGGATAAAAACCAGCTCGACACAAGCCTCAGATACTTTGACTTGGCTTCCAGAGAAATCGGGTGAATACTCAACAAAAACAGGCTACGGATTGGGAATGACCTTTGATAAGGCTGTTATCGGCGCAAGCGACCCTGTTCACTGGTTAAGGGATATCTGGAACCTTAAAACAAGTCCCAAGTTAAAGGACTTTTTATGGAGAGTTATCAAGAGGGCGATACCTGTCAGTTCTAACCTGGAGAGACGAGGATTCCCGAGCTTCAACTGCAAAAAGTGTGGTATACACGAAGATGATCTACACGTTTTCCTCAAGTGCTCTCTTGCGGAGGAAGTATGGAGTCAAATCCCAACAACCCAACTACCCGTCAATACTATATCCTTCGTGGCGGAGCTGATCAAGAGTGGCGTGAATTACATTCCACTACCACCGACTGGGCTGAGTTTTCCACTATGGCCATGGGTAATGTGGAACTTATGGAAAGCAAGAAATAAGTTAGTTTTTGAAAACAGAGCCTTCACAGCCCAAGAGATAGTCCTTAAAAGCATTAAAGATGCTAAAGAATGGAGTGATGCTCAGGTAGGGAACAATGTGGAACCTCCTAGCAACACCTATCAAAATCTATCTAGGCCCCGCCCCATTTACCTTCCTCCGACGATCCAACCTGACATACTGATTTGTAAAGTTGACGCTGCTTGGAATGCAAACTCTGGAGAGTGTGGTATAGGGGGCATTTTCTCTGGCGATAGTACTCGGTCCCTTCACAATGTGTCCGAAGCTCACAGCCATGTTTCATCAGCTTTAATGGCGGAAGCCATTGCTGTCCATCGCGCGGTTTCACTTGCCGTTTATTCAAACGTCCGATCCCTAGCGGTTctgtcggattcccaatctctAATCAAACTCTTGAAGACGGGAGGGTCTCAACCTGAACTGTTCGGTATCATGTTTGATATCTATCACTTTGTTTCTCTCTTTGATGTAATATCCTTCGATTTCATCCCTAGGAGCCTTAACGCTGAAGCTGATTCTGTGGCAAAATCAGCCTTGGCTATGTTTGTAATGAACTCCTCTAGTGGGAGGTAAACCCAATTTGATTAATGCAATGTttgtttgtcaaaaaaaaaaaataaagtgttGTGAAATTACCAGGGGGGTTCTCATGGACCTTATCATTGTTGTCCTTTTGGAAAGTTTGATTTCCTCCATAGGTTCCTCCAAACCCTTCTTCATCAGACCTCGTTGCGTACCCTTCTCCAAACGAATGCGACATGATCACGTCCCTGCTCCATTTTCATCAAAAGATAATGGagcaaaaacattaaaataactTCCAAACGCTATTACACATACAAAGTGGACAAGACAAACCCGGTTTTCTCGTTTGGATTTTCAGGCTTCTTATCCATCTTTTGCTGGTCAGAAGCGGTCGCAAAACTAAGTCCGGTAACGTTGTTGCCAGTTCTACACCGAGGTGACAAGAAAGAGACAGTTGTTGAAGATAGTGGTCGGATAGTCTTAAACACGTAGATCATTTCTCACCTTTCTGAGGTTTTTTTGAAGCCTTTGAATTTATAGAGAGGAAGTAGTTTCTACTTCTTACAAGAAGATTATAAGTTTAAAGAACTCTTTACGTAATAGTTAATACTAGGGGACTGACACGAGTAATGTACATTATGTACTACGTGGTGCATTTTGAATAAAGAAAGGTTATAAAAGGTGGAGTTAGTAAAagttcttcaaaaaaaaaaaaaaaatggagttaTCGAATTTTATCACGTCAGGGCTAAagcctaagagcatctccaactccactctattttttattctaaaatagagtttagagtaagaAATGCTCTAATAGTattctatttctcactctataatagagtgaaaaataggtttactccaaatatagagtaatttgtttttttttgttcatcattctTTTTTCTACTTTAAAATAGAATAGCATAGGAGCaaattcaaactctattatagagttactctattttagaataaaaaatagagtaagccattggagatggtctaaagcTTTAATTAAGCATCTCTGTTTCCCCTAGTACGACGGTGTCTTGCCAAGCTTTCGTCACGTGGAGCTCTGACGAAATGTGGCGGGTGAAGAAAGGAGTCGAGTAACGTGTTTGTCAGAGATGCCATACCACACGATGCGACGGTTTATATTTCAATGACAAATCCTATCTTACCAATTTGAGCCGCAAAGAAAAGTTAATAAAAACCCAAGCAAGCTGGTCTAGAGTTATTCGGCCTATCAGATTTTGCTACCGACCCAATCCAAAATAGTTCAGAGTGTTGATTTGAAAATCGTGGTCATTAAAAGTGAATCAGCCACAAAGCTTAAAACCCAGACTGATCTAGTCTTTGCTTGATCAGAGCCCTATTTTTATTgctgttttcttttcttcagATGGACACAATTGGATCTCTAGTTTCCAGTCTAATTATTTATTAACATCCATCCAATCCACTAATCCAGagttaataagaaaataatattaaaaactgCTTATATCACCAAGTGTAGTGTTCCAGGAAATgattaaaagagaaatatatcaaacaaataaagttttcttttgtttgtaatCACTTTATTACACACTTCAGGTGTCAAAATGTAAAAACCCATCATGAGCTTATCAACACTGTAACAAGTAGAAaactatttttcttttggtcTTCTTCTAATTCCATTTTCCTTCTCTCCTGATATTGTTATTAATTATTCTGATGACATAAAAAGTAATAAAGCATATGGGTGCTACTTTGCATGTGTGTGAGGGGAATCAATTAATAGACGCGAGCTTTGGGAGGGAAAGTGTCAATCGAGAGTGTCCATGTGAACAGGCCTATACTCCAACCTCACCTTCTCATCTTCCCAGTATCCCAATTGTTTGATCCAAAAATGGTATTTATGCTGGTAGTGTTTATTGAATCAATACAATAAAAGAATCTAAGAATAAAATTAGATTCTTGAGGTTTAGGAGAAATAATCAAATGAAATCAAATGGGAAAAGAACATAAAATAGATTTCATTGATTAAAGGTTCATCACCAAAATGATTACAAAGGTAAAGTGAACCTTAAAATACAAAATCTATATGAAAGTATTTTCTTAAGTCT comes from Brassica rapa cultivar Chiifu-401-42 chromosome A02, CAAS_Brap_v3.01, whole genome shotgun sequence and encodes:
- the LOC103855334 gene encoding uncharacterized protein LOC103855334, whose amino-acid sequence is MIYVFKTIRPLSSTTVSFLSPRCRTGNNVTGLSFATASDQQKMDKKPENPNEKTGDVIMSHSFGEGYATRSDEEGFGGTYGGNQTFQKDNNDKVHENPPDYDTTQGSEAKEEEKVRNQT